A genomic segment from Raphanus sativus cultivar WK10039 unplaced genomic scaffold, ASM80110v3 Scaffold2860, whole genome shotgun sequence encodes:
- the LOC108859559 gene encoding mitochondrial import receptor subunit TOM40-1-like, producing the protein MADLLPPLGTAQIDGKTKVDEKVDYSNLPCPVPYEELHREAIMSLKADNFEGLRFDFSKGLNQKFSLSHSVMMGPTEVPSQSPDTTIKIPTAHYEFGANYFDPKLMLIGRLMTDGRLNARVKADLTDRLVLKANGQLSNEPHMSHAMFNFDYMGSDYRAQLQLGNSALIGATYIQSVTPRLSLGGEVFWAGVPRKSGIGYAARYDTDKMVATAQVASTGTIAMNYVQKISEKVSLATDFAYNYLSRDVVASVGYDYILRQSRVRGKIDSNGVASALLEERLSMGLNFLLSAELDHKKKDYKFGFGLTVG; encoded by the exons ATGGCGGATCTTCTTCCACCTCTTGGGACGGCACAAATCGATGGGAAGACTAAAGTAGATGAGAAAGTTGATTACTCGAATCTCCCTTGCCCTGTTCCTTATGAGGAACTCCACCGTGAAGCTATCA TGTCTTTAAAGGCAGACAATTTTGAGGGTTTGCGCTTCGACTTTTCCAAGGGACTGAATCAAAAGTTTTCTCTTAGCCACAG TGTAATGATGGGACCAACAGAAGTTCCTTCTCAGTCACCTGACACGACGATCAAAATTCCAACAGCCCATTATGAGTTTGGTGCCAATTATTTTGATCCAAAG TTGATGCTTATTGGAAGGCTTATGACTGATGGTAGGCTAAACGCAAGAGTTAAAGCTGATTTAACTGATAGGTTGGTCTTAAAGGCGAATGGTCAG CTGTCAAATGAGCCTCATATGTCGCATGCAATGTTCAACTTTGATTACATG GGATCAGACTACAGGGCCCAACTTCAACTTGGGAACAGTGCTTTAATTGGAGCAACCTATATTCAG AGTGTGACACCCCGTCTATCTCTGGGTGGGGAAGTGTTTTGGGCTGGCGTGCCTCGGAAGTCTGGTATAGGTTACGCTGCAAGATACGACACTGATAAAATG GTGGCTACTGCGCAAGTTGCTAGCACCGGAACTATAGCTATGAACTATGTTCAGAAGATTTCCGAGAAG GTCTCACTCGCCACTGATTTCGCGTACAACTACTTATCAAGAGATGTTGTGGCTAGTGTTGGGTATGACTACATTCTCAGACAG TCTCGTGTGCGGGGAAAGATTGATTCAAACGGTGTTGCATCCGCTCTCTTGGAAGAAAGATTGAGTATGGGACTCAATTTTCTCCTATCTGCAGAG CTTGACCATAAGAAGAAGGACTACAAGTTTGGATTCGGTTTAACAGTCGGCTGA